One genomic window of Notamacropus eugenii isolate mMacEug1 chromosome 6, mMacEug1.pri_v2, whole genome shotgun sequence includes the following:
- the LOC140511547 gene encoding gamma-crystallin E-like, producing the protein MGKITFYEDRNFQGRYYECGSDHPNLQAYFSRCNSVRVDSGNWMLYEHPNYSGCQYYLRRGEYRDYQEWMGFNDSIRSCRIIPHTRSHRLRIYEREDYRGQMVELTEDCSSLQDRFHFQEMHSFNVLEGYWILYELPNYRGRQYLLRPGEYRRYLDWGAVNTKVGSVRRVIDYY; encoded by the exons ATGGGGAAG aTCACCTTCTACGAGGACCGGAACTTCCAGGGCCGTTACTATGAGTGTGGCAGTGACCACCCTAACCTCCAGGCCTACTTTAGCCGCTGCAACTCTGTGAGGGTTGATAGTGGCAATTGGATGCTCTATGAGCACCCCAATTATTCCGGCTGTCAGTACTATCTGCGGAGGGGCGAGTATCGTGACTACCAGGAGTGGATGGGCTTCAATGACTCCATCAGGTCGTGCCGAATCATCCCTCAT ACCCGCTCCCATCGACTTCGGATCTATGAGAGAGAAGACTACAGAGGCCAGATGGTGGAGCTCACTGAGGACTGCTCATCTCTTCAAGATCGATTCCACTTTCAGGAGATGCACTCCTTCAACGTGCTGGAGGGCTACTGGATCCTCTATGAGCTGCCCAACTACCGAGGAAGGCAGTACTTGCTGAGGCCGGGGGAGTACAGGAGATACCTGGACTGGGGAGCCGTGAACACCAAAGTGGGCTCTGTGAGGAGAGTGATAGACTACTACTAA